From a single Ischnura elegans chromosome 7, ioIscEleg1.1, whole genome shotgun sequence genomic region:
- the LOC124162055 gene encoding troponin T isoform X7 produces MRADEEKRMAERKKQEEERRMREAEEKKQREIEEKRKRLEEAEKKRQQMMQAMKQDKDKKGPNFTITKKDSAYNLSSAQIERNKTKEQLEEEKKISLSFRIKPLEIDNLGVEKLRNKAQELWDTIVKLETEKYDLEERQKRQEYDLKELKERQKQQLRHKALKKGLDPEALTGKYPPMIQVASKYERRVDTRSYGDKKKLFEGGWDTLSSEVSEKIWKERYEMFTKRNKSKLPKWFGERPGKKKNDPETPEEDEPKAGGVDDDLDEPTFEPPEPEPEEEEEEVEEEEEEEEEEEEEEEEEEE; encoded by the exons ATGCGAGCGGACGAGGAGAAGCGCATGGCGGAGCGCAAGAAGCAGGAGGAAGAGCGGCGCATGCGCGAGGCTGAGGAGAAGAAGCAGCGGGAGATCGAGGAGAAGAGGAAGCGCTTGGAGGAGGCGGAGAAGAAGAGGCAGCAGATGATGCAGGCCATGAAG CAGGACAAGGACAAGAAGGGTCCAAACTTCACCATCACCAAGAAGGATTCTGCC TACAACCTGTCATCCGCCCAGATTGAGAGGAATAAGACCAAGGAGCAGCTTGAGGAAGAGAAGAAGATCTCCCTGAGCTTCCGTATCAAGCCCCTGGAAATTGACAACCTCGGCGTTGAGAAGTTGAGGAACAAGGCCCAGGAGTTGTGGGACACCATTGTTAAGCTAGAAACTGAAAAGTACGATCTGGAGGAGAGGCAGAAGAGGCAGGAGTACGAT CTTAAGGAACTGAAGGAAAGGCAGAAGCAGCAGCTCAGGCACAAAGCCCTGAAGAAGGGTCTGGACCCTGA AGCTCTGACTGGCAAGTACCCT CCCATGATCCAGGTTGCCTCCAAGTATGAACGTCGTGTGGACACGAGGTCATACGGTGACAAGAAGAAGCTCTTTGAGGGC GGCTGGGATACCCTTTCATCAGAAGTTAGTgagaaaatatggaaagaaagatACGAAATGTTTACTAAGAGAAACAAGT CCAAGCTGCCCAAGTGGTTCGGCGAGCGCCCAGGCAAGAAGAAGAACGACCCCGAGACTCCCGAGGAGGATGAGCCCAAGGCCGGAGGCGTGGACGACGACCTGGACGAGCCCACGTTCGAACCCCCGGAGCCAGAgcccgaggaggaggaggaggaggtcgaggaagaggaggaggaagaggaggaggaagaagaggaggaggaagaggaggaggaataa
- the LOC124162055 gene encoding troponin T isoform X5 yields MSDEEEYSEEEEEVDDAKGDPEFIKRQEQKKSDLDEQLKEYIAEWRKQRAKEEEELKRLKEKQAKRKVMRADEEKRMAERKKQEEERRMREAEEKKQREIEEKRKRLEEAEKKRQQMMQAMKQDKDKKGPNFTITKKDSAYNLSSAQIERNKTKEQLEEEKKISLSFRIKPLEIDNLGVEKLRNKAQELWDTIVKLETEKYDLEERQKRQEYDLKELKERQKQQLRHKALKKGLDPEALTGKYPPMIQVASKYERRVDTRSYGDKKKLFEGGWDTLSSEVSEKIWKERYEMFTKRNKSKLPKWFGERPGKKKNDPETPEEDEPKAGGVDDDLDEPTFEPPEPEPEEEEEEVEEEEEEEEEEEEEEEEEEE; encoded by the exons ATGTCGGACGAGGAGGAGTACTC tgaggaggaggaggaggt GGATGACGCAAAGGGAGATCCCGAATTCATCAAG CGTCAAGAACAGAAGAAGTCAGATCTTGATGAACAGCTGAAGGAATACATCGCGGAATGGCGCAAGCAGCGAGCCAAGGAAGAGGAAGAACTGAAGCGCCTCAAGGAGAAGCAGGCCAAGCGCAAG GTGATGCGAGCGGACGAGGAGAAGCGCATGGCGGAGCGCAAGAAGCAGGAGGAAGAGCGGCGCATGCGCGAGGCTGAGGAGAAGAAGCAGCGGGAGATCGAGGAGAAGAGGAAGCGCTTGGAGGAGGCGGAGAAGAAGAGGCAGCAGATGATGCAGGCCATGAAG CAGGACAAGGACAAGAAGGGTCCAAACTTCACCATCACCAAGAAGGATTCTGCC TACAACCTGTCATCCGCCCAGATTGAGAGGAATAAGACCAAGGAGCAGCTTGAGGAAGAGAAGAAGATCTCCCTGAGCTTCCGTATCAAGCCCCTGGAAATTGACAACCTCGGCGTTGAGAAGTTGAGGAACAAGGCCCAGGAGTTGTGGGACACCATTGTTAAGCTAGAAACTGAAAAGTACGATCTGGAGGAGAGGCAGAAGAGGCAGGAGTACGAT CTTAAGGAACTGAAGGAAAGGCAGAAGCAGCAGCTCAGGCACAAAGCCCTGAAGAAGGGTCTGGACCCTGA AGCTCTGACTGGCAAGTACCCT CCCATGATCCAGGTTGCCTCCAAGTATGAACGTCGTGTGGACACGAGGTCATACGGTGACAAGAAGAAGCTCTTTGAGGGC GGCTGGGATACCCTTTCATCAGAAGTTAGTgagaaaatatggaaagaaagatACGAAATGTTTACTAAGAGAAACAAGT CCAAGCTGCCCAAGTGGTTCGGCGAGCGCCCAGGCAAGAAGAAGAACGACCCCGAGACTCCCGAGGAGGATGAGCCCAAGGCCGGAGGCGTGGACGACGACCTGGACGAGCCCACGTTCGAACCCCCGGAGCCAGAgcccgaggaggaggaggaggaggtcgaggaagaggaggaggaagaggaggaggaagaagaggaggaggaagaggaggaggaataa
- the LOC124162055 gene encoding troponin T isoform X1, whose protein sequence is MSDEEEYSEEEEEVKELDKKKERPQPKDDAKGDPEFIKRQEQKKSDLDEQLKEYIAEWRKQRAKEEEELKRLKEKQAKRKVMRADEEKRMAERKKQEEERRMREAEEKKQREIEEKRKRLEEAEKKRQQMMQAMKQDKDKKGPNFTITKKDSAYNLSSAQIERNKTKEQLEEEKKISLSFRIKPLEIDNLGVEKLRNKAQELWDTIVKLETEKYDLEERQKRQEYDLKELKERQKQQLRHKALKKGLDPEALTGKYPPMIQVASKYERRVDTRSYGDKKKLFEGGLEQQSKESSERQWGEKSEQFEQRQKSKLPKWFGERPGKKKNDPETPEEDEPKAGGVDDDLDEPTFEPPEPEPEEEEEEVEEEEEEEEEEEEEEEEEEE, encoded by the exons ATGTCGGACGAGGAGGAGTACTC tgaggaggaggaggaggt AAAGGAACTGGATAAGAAGAAAGA gCGACCTCAGCCAAA GGATGACGCAAAGGGAGATCCCGAATTCATCAAG CGTCAAGAACAGAAGAAGTCAGATCTTGATGAACAGCTGAAGGAATACATCGCGGAATGGCGCAAGCAGCGAGCCAAGGAAGAGGAAGAACTGAAGCGCCTCAAGGAGAAGCAGGCCAAGCGCAAG GTGATGCGAGCGGACGAGGAGAAGCGCATGGCGGAGCGCAAGAAGCAGGAGGAAGAGCGGCGCATGCGCGAGGCTGAGGAGAAGAAGCAGCGGGAGATCGAGGAGAAGAGGAAGCGCTTGGAGGAGGCGGAGAAGAAGAGGCAGCAGATGATGCAGGCCATGAAG CAGGACAAGGACAAGAAGGGTCCAAACTTCACCATCACCAAGAAGGATTCTGCC TACAACCTGTCATCCGCCCAGATTGAGAGGAATAAGACCAAGGAGCAGCTTGAGGAAGAGAAGAAGATCTCCCTGAGCTTCCGTATCAAGCCCCTGGAAATTGACAACCTCGGCGTTGAGAAGTTGAGGAACAAGGCCCAGGAGTTGTGGGACACCATTGTTAAGCTAGAAACTGAAAAGTACGATCTGGAGGAGAGGCAGAAGAGGCAGGAGTACGAT CTTAAGGAACTGAAGGAAAGGCAGAAGCAGCAGCTCAGGCACAAAGCCCTGAAGAAGGGTCTGGACCCTGA AGCTCTGACTGGCAAGTACCCT CCCATGATCCAGGTTGCCTCCAAGTATGAACGTCGTGTGGACACGAGGTCATACGGTGACAAGAAGAAGCTCTTTGAGGGC GGTTTAGAACAACAAAGCAAAGAGAGTTCGGAGAGGCAGTGGGGTGAAAAGTCGGAACAATTCGAACAGCGCCAGAAAT CCAAGCTGCCCAAGTGGTTCGGCGAGCGCCCAGGCAAGAAGAAGAACGACCCCGAGACTCCCGAGGAGGATGAGCCCAAGGCCGGAGGCGTGGACGACGACCTGGACGAGCCCACGTTCGAACCCCCGGAGCCAGAgcccgaggaggaggaggaggaggtcgaggaagaggaggaggaagaggaggaggaagaagaggaggaggaagaggaggaggaataa
- the LOC124162055 gene encoding troponin T isoform X2, with the protein MSDEEEYSEEEEEVKELDKKKERPQPKDDAKGDPEFIKRQEQKKSDLDEQLKEYIAEWRKQRAKEEEELKRLKEKQAKRKVMRADEEKRMAERKKQEEERRMREAEEKKQREIEEKRKRLEEAEKKRQQMMQAMKDKDKKGPNFTITKKDSAYNLSSAQIERNKTKEQLEEEKKISLSFRIKPLEIDNLGVEKLRNKAQELWDTIVKLETEKYDLEERQKRQEYDLKELKERQKQQLRHKALKKGLDPEALTGKYPPMIQVASKYERRVDTRSYGDKKKLFEGGWDTLSSEVSEKIWKERYEMFTKRNKSKLPKWFGERPGKKKNDPETPEEDEPKAGGVDDDLDEPTFEPPEPEPEEEEEEVEEEEEEEEEEEEEEEEEEE; encoded by the exons ATGTCGGACGAGGAGGAGTACTC tgaggaggaggaggaggt AAAGGAACTGGATAAGAAGAAAGA gCGACCTCAGCCAAA GGATGACGCAAAGGGAGATCCCGAATTCATCAAG CGTCAAGAACAGAAGAAGTCAGATCTTGATGAACAGCTGAAGGAATACATCGCGGAATGGCGCAAGCAGCGAGCCAAGGAAGAGGAAGAACTGAAGCGCCTCAAGGAGAAGCAGGCCAAGCGCAAG GTGATGCGAGCGGACGAGGAGAAGCGCATGGCGGAGCGCAAGAAGCAGGAGGAAGAGCGGCGCATGCGCGAGGCTGAGGAGAAGAAGCAGCGGGAGATCGAGGAGAAGAGGAAGCGCTTGGAGGAGGCGGAGAAGAAGAGGCAGCAGATGATGCAGGCCATGAAG GACAAGGACAAGAAGGGTCCAAACTTCACCATCACCAAGAAGGATTCTGCC TACAACCTGTCATCCGCCCAGATTGAGAGGAATAAGACCAAGGAGCAGCTTGAGGAAGAGAAGAAGATCTCCCTGAGCTTCCGTATCAAGCCCCTGGAAATTGACAACCTCGGCGTTGAGAAGTTGAGGAACAAGGCCCAGGAGTTGTGGGACACCATTGTTAAGCTAGAAACTGAAAAGTACGATCTGGAGGAGAGGCAGAAGAGGCAGGAGTACGAT CTTAAGGAACTGAAGGAAAGGCAGAAGCAGCAGCTCAGGCACAAAGCCCTGAAGAAGGGTCTGGACCCTGA AGCTCTGACTGGCAAGTACCCT CCCATGATCCAGGTTGCCTCCAAGTATGAACGTCGTGTGGACACGAGGTCATACGGTGACAAGAAGAAGCTCTTTGAGGGC GGCTGGGATACCCTTTCATCAGAAGTTAGTgagaaaatatggaaagaaagatACGAAATGTTTACTAAGAGAAACAAGT CCAAGCTGCCCAAGTGGTTCGGCGAGCGCCCAGGCAAGAAGAAGAACGACCCCGAGACTCCCGAGGAGGATGAGCCCAAGGCCGGAGGCGTGGACGACGACCTGGACGAGCCCACGTTCGAACCCCCGGAGCCAGAgcccgaggaggaggaggaggaggtcgaggaagaggaggaggaagaggaggaggaagaagaggaggaggaagaggaggaggaataa
- the LOC124162055 gene encoding troponin T isoform X6, whose translation MSDEEEYSDDAKGDPEFIKRQEQKKSDLDEQLKEYIAEWRKQRAKEEEELKRLKEKQAKRKVMRADEEKRMAERKKQEEERRMREAEEKKQREIEEKRKRLEEAEKKRQQMMQAMKQDKDKKGPNFTITKKDSAYNLSSAQIERNKTKEQLEEEKKISLSFRIKPLEIDNLGVEKLRNKAQELWDTIVKLETEKYDLEERQKRQEYDLKELKERQKQQLRHKALKKGLDPEALTGKYPPMIQVASKYERRVDTRSYGDKKKLFEGGWDTLSSEVSEKIWKERYEMFTKRNKSKLPKWFGERPGKKKNDPETPEEDEPKAGGVDDDLDEPTFEPPEPEPEEEEEEVEEEEEEEEEEEEEEEEEEE comes from the exons ATGTCGGACGAGGAGGAGTACTC GGATGACGCAAAGGGAGATCCCGAATTCATCAAG CGTCAAGAACAGAAGAAGTCAGATCTTGATGAACAGCTGAAGGAATACATCGCGGAATGGCGCAAGCAGCGAGCCAAGGAAGAGGAAGAACTGAAGCGCCTCAAGGAGAAGCAGGCCAAGCGCAAG GTGATGCGAGCGGACGAGGAGAAGCGCATGGCGGAGCGCAAGAAGCAGGAGGAAGAGCGGCGCATGCGCGAGGCTGAGGAGAAGAAGCAGCGGGAGATCGAGGAGAAGAGGAAGCGCTTGGAGGAGGCGGAGAAGAAGAGGCAGCAGATGATGCAGGCCATGAAG CAGGACAAGGACAAGAAGGGTCCAAACTTCACCATCACCAAGAAGGATTCTGCC TACAACCTGTCATCCGCCCAGATTGAGAGGAATAAGACCAAGGAGCAGCTTGAGGAAGAGAAGAAGATCTCCCTGAGCTTCCGTATCAAGCCCCTGGAAATTGACAACCTCGGCGTTGAGAAGTTGAGGAACAAGGCCCAGGAGTTGTGGGACACCATTGTTAAGCTAGAAACTGAAAAGTACGATCTGGAGGAGAGGCAGAAGAGGCAGGAGTACGAT CTTAAGGAACTGAAGGAAAGGCAGAAGCAGCAGCTCAGGCACAAAGCCCTGAAGAAGGGTCTGGACCCTGA AGCTCTGACTGGCAAGTACCCT CCCATGATCCAGGTTGCCTCCAAGTATGAACGTCGTGTGGACACGAGGTCATACGGTGACAAGAAGAAGCTCTTTGAGGGC GGCTGGGATACCCTTTCATCAGAAGTTAGTgagaaaatatggaaagaaagatACGAAATGTTTACTAAGAGAAACAAGT CCAAGCTGCCCAAGTGGTTCGGCGAGCGCCCAGGCAAGAAGAAGAACGACCCCGAGACTCCCGAGGAGGATGAGCCCAAGGCCGGAGGCGTGGACGACGACCTGGACGAGCCCACGTTCGAACCCCCGGAGCCAGAgcccgaggaggaggaggaggaggtcgaggaagaggaggaggaagaggaggaggaagaagaggaggaggaagaggaggaggaataa
- the LOC124162055 gene encoding troponin T isoform X3, translating to MSDEEEYSEEEEEVKELDKKKERPQPKDDAKGDPEFIKRQEQKKSDLDEQLKEYIAEWRKQRAKEEEELKRLKEKQAKRKVMRADEEKRMAERKKQEEERRMREAEEKKQREIEEKRKRLEEAEKKRQQMMQAMKDKDKKGPNFTITKKDSAYNLSSAQIERNKTKEQLEEEKKISLSFRIKPLEIDNLGVEKLRNKAQELWDTIVKLETEKYDLEERQKRQEYDLKELKERQKQQLRHKALKKGLDPEALTGKYPPMIQVASKYERRVDTRSYGDKKKLFEGGLEQQSKESSERQWGEKSEQFEQRQKSKLPKWFGERPGKKKNDPETPEEDEPKAGGVDDDLDEPTFEPPEPEPEEEEEEVEEEEEEEEEEEEEEEEEEE from the exons ATGTCGGACGAGGAGGAGTACTC tgaggaggaggaggaggt AAAGGAACTGGATAAGAAGAAAGA gCGACCTCAGCCAAA GGATGACGCAAAGGGAGATCCCGAATTCATCAAG CGTCAAGAACAGAAGAAGTCAGATCTTGATGAACAGCTGAAGGAATACATCGCGGAATGGCGCAAGCAGCGAGCCAAGGAAGAGGAAGAACTGAAGCGCCTCAAGGAGAAGCAGGCCAAGCGCAAG GTGATGCGAGCGGACGAGGAGAAGCGCATGGCGGAGCGCAAGAAGCAGGAGGAAGAGCGGCGCATGCGCGAGGCTGAGGAGAAGAAGCAGCGGGAGATCGAGGAGAAGAGGAAGCGCTTGGAGGAGGCGGAGAAGAAGAGGCAGCAGATGATGCAGGCCATGAAG GACAAGGACAAGAAGGGTCCAAACTTCACCATCACCAAGAAGGATTCTGCC TACAACCTGTCATCCGCCCAGATTGAGAGGAATAAGACCAAGGAGCAGCTTGAGGAAGAGAAGAAGATCTCCCTGAGCTTCCGTATCAAGCCCCTGGAAATTGACAACCTCGGCGTTGAGAAGTTGAGGAACAAGGCCCAGGAGTTGTGGGACACCATTGTTAAGCTAGAAACTGAAAAGTACGATCTGGAGGAGAGGCAGAAGAGGCAGGAGTACGAT CTTAAGGAACTGAAGGAAAGGCAGAAGCAGCAGCTCAGGCACAAAGCCCTGAAGAAGGGTCTGGACCCTGA AGCTCTGACTGGCAAGTACCCT CCCATGATCCAGGTTGCCTCCAAGTATGAACGTCGTGTGGACACGAGGTCATACGGTGACAAGAAGAAGCTCTTTGAGGGC GGTTTAGAACAACAAAGCAAAGAGAGTTCGGAGAGGCAGTGGGGTGAAAAGTCGGAACAATTCGAACAGCGCCAGAAAT CCAAGCTGCCCAAGTGGTTCGGCGAGCGCCCAGGCAAGAAGAAGAACGACCCCGAGACTCCCGAGGAGGATGAGCCCAAGGCCGGAGGCGTGGACGACGACCTGGACGAGCCCACGTTCGAACCCCCGGAGCCAGAgcccgaggaggaggaggaggaggtcgaggaagaggaggaggaagaggaggaggaagaagaggaggaggaagaggaggaggaataa
- the LOC124162055 gene encoding troponin T isoform X4, whose product MSDEEEYSEEEEEVKELDKKKEDDAKGDPEFIKRQEQKKSDLDEQLKEYIAEWRKQRAKEEEELKRLKEKQAKRKVMRADEEKRMAERKKQEEERRMREAEEKKQREIEEKRKRLEEAEKKRQQMMQAMKQDKDKKGPNFTITKKDSAYNLSSAQIERNKTKEQLEEEKKISLSFRIKPLEIDNLGVEKLRNKAQELWDTIVKLETEKYDLEERQKRQEYDLKELKERQKQQLRHKALKKGLDPEALTGKYPPMIQVASKYERRVDTRSYGDKKKLFEGGWDTLSSEVSEKIWKERYEMFTKRNKSKLPKWFGERPGKKKNDPETPEEDEPKAGGVDDDLDEPTFEPPEPEPEEEEEEVEEEEEEEEEEEEEEEEEEE is encoded by the exons ATGTCGGACGAGGAGGAGTACTC tgaggaggaggaggaggt AAAGGAACTGGATAAGAAGAAAGA GGATGACGCAAAGGGAGATCCCGAATTCATCAAG CGTCAAGAACAGAAGAAGTCAGATCTTGATGAACAGCTGAAGGAATACATCGCGGAATGGCGCAAGCAGCGAGCCAAGGAAGAGGAAGAACTGAAGCGCCTCAAGGAGAAGCAGGCCAAGCGCAAG GTGATGCGAGCGGACGAGGAGAAGCGCATGGCGGAGCGCAAGAAGCAGGAGGAAGAGCGGCGCATGCGCGAGGCTGAGGAGAAGAAGCAGCGGGAGATCGAGGAGAAGAGGAAGCGCTTGGAGGAGGCGGAGAAGAAGAGGCAGCAGATGATGCAGGCCATGAAG CAGGACAAGGACAAGAAGGGTCCAAACTTCACCATCACCAAGAAGGATTCTGCC TACAACCTGTCATCCGCCCAGATTGAGAGGAATAAGACCAAGGAGCAGCTTGAGGAAGAGAAGAAGATCTCCCTGAGCTTCCGTATCAAGCCCCTGGAAATTGACAACCTCGGCGTTGAGAAGTTGAGGAACAAGGCCCAGGAGTTGTGGGACACCATTGTTAAGCTAGAAACTGAAAAGTACGATCTGGAGGAGAGGCAGAAGAGGCAGGAGTACGAT CTTAAGGAACTGAAGGAAAGGCAGAAGCAGCAGCTCAGGCACAAAGCCCTGAAGAAGGGTCTGGACCCTGA AGCTCTGACTGGCAAGTACCCT CCCATGATCCAGGTTGCCTCCAAGTATGAACGTCGTGTGGACACGAGGTCATACGGTGACAAGAAGAAGCTCTTTGAGGGC GGCTGGGATACCCTTTCATCAGAAGTTAGTgagaaaatatggaaagaaagatACGAAATGTTTACTAAGAGAAACAAGT CCAAGCTGCCCAAGTGGTTCGGCGAGCGCCCAGGCAAGAAGAAGAACGACCCCGAGACTCCCGAGGAGGATGAGCCCAAGGCCGGAGGCGTGGACGACGACCTGGACGAGCCCACGTTCGAACCCCCGGAGCCAGAgcccgaggaggaggaggaggaggtcgaggaagaggaggaggaagaggaggaggaagaagaggaggaggaagaggaggaggaataa